GCCTGGTCAAGGGGGGCATGGCGGGGGCCATCGCGGGGCGGGCCCTGGGCCTGCGGGTGGCACCGGCCCTCGCCGTGGCGGGACTGGTGGGCCTGGCGGCGGCCTGGCTCACCCTGTGGGCCTGAGGCGACTCCCGCTCACACGGCCAGCAGGATGACCACGCCGGTGCCGTAGAACACCAGCACCAGGAAGCTCTCGAAGCCGATGTTGGCGATGCCGCTCTTCTCGCGCCGCAACAGGCCCAGCAGCAGGATCCCCGTCATGGCCTGGCTCGCCGCGATGATGAACACCTGCATGTCCCCCATGGCATAGTACAGGGAGCCCTGGCGATAGGCGGCGTCGGAGAAGGCCAGGAACAGCACGTCGAAGCTGTTGCCGCCGATGATGTCACCCACGGCCAGGGTCAGGGCGCCCTGGCGTACCGCCGCCATCACGGTGATGAGTTCGGGCAGCGAGGTGGCCACCGCCGTGAACAGGGCGCCCACCGCCGTCTCCGACAGGCCGGTGCGGGCGGCCAGGGCGAGACCCGTCTGGGCCACCACGTAGCCCGCCAGCACCAACGCCAGTGCCAGGCCTCCGAAGGCGAGCCACAACCGCACCACACCACGGTCATCCTCACCCTTCCCTTCCGCCCCCGTGTCGACACGGGTCTCGCGGGTGTGCCGGGGCAGCCACTGGGGCGTGGCGCGAGTCTGATAGGTGAGGCGCAGACCGAAGGCGTAACCGGCCAGTAGCAACACCGACGCCGGGTGGATCCCCAGCAGGGTCACCTCGGGCCCGCCCATGGCCAGCAGGGGGAGCGTGAGCAGGGTCACCAACAGGGCGCCCTGCATCAGGTTCTCCAGGGAGGCGGCGGCATGCTCCAGATTGGCCCGGCGGTAGGTGATGTCGGCGATGGCGAGGAACGCAGTCTGGGCGGCGATGCCGCCCACGGCATTGCTCACCGCCAGCTCCGGATGGCCCTGCCAGGCGGTGGTCACCGAGGTGACGATGCCCGGCAGGGAAGTGGTGCCACCCAGCAGCACCGCCCCGAAGATGGCCTCCCCGATGCCCGTGACATCGGCGAGGCGATCGGCGAGCCGGGTGATGCGGGTACCGGCGATGGCGATGACCACTGCCCCCGCCAGGAACAGGGCCACCACGGCGGCCAGGGGCCAGGCCGACAGGTTCACGCGGGCATCCCGTACTCAGTCAAGAACGATTGGCCGATGGGCCGGTGGGTGGAGCTCGAAACCACGCTAAACGCGATGATTCAGTCTTCTTCCAAAGTATACCCAAGGAGTGGATGAGTGCTGGCCGTGGCCGGCCTCACGCCTGAGCCCTAATCAGACTGGACGGGCCCGCCACAGGGCTCCGCATCGCTTCAAGCCTTTAGTCCCCGGCTATCCAGCACCACGGGTCATCTCCTCACTGCGCCTGGTCCTCACTGCGCCTGGGACTTGTGGCGCCCACGTGTGGACACCCCGAAGGGCCAGTAACCGGGACAGAATCCCACCACGCTGGTGACGACAAAGGCCGCGGCCACCACGCCAGCGACGATGGCCCATACCCCGCTGACGGTCCCGGTGACGATGAGGGCGGCGAGCACCACCGCGATGACGGGTCGGATTATGCGGTCGGTGTTTCCCATGTTCCTGGTCATGATGTCCTCCTGTGGCTATGGAAT
The Gammaproteobacteria bacterium DNA segment above includes these coding regions:
- a CDS encoding sodium:calcium antiporter, whose translation is MNLSAWPLAAVVALFLAGAVVIAIAGTRITRLADRLADVTGIGEAIFGAVLLGGTTSLPGIVTSVTTAWQGHPELAVSNAVGGIAAQTAFLAIADITYRRANLEHAAASLENLMQGALLVTLLTLPLLAMGGPEVTLLGIHPASVLLLAGYAFGLRLTYQTRATPQWLPRHTRETRVDTGAEGKGEDDRGVVRLWLAFGGLALALVLAGYVVAQTGLALAARTGLSETAVGALFTAVATSLPELITVMAAVRQGALTLAVGDIIGGNSFDVLFLAFSDAAYRQGSLYYAMGDMQVFIIAASQAMTGILLLGLLRREKSGIANIGFESFLVLVFYGTGVVILLAV
- a CDS encoding DUF2892 domain-containing protein, which gives rise to MTRNMGNTDRIIRPVIAVVLAALIVTGTVSGVWAIVAGVVAAAFVVTSVVGFCPGYWPFGVSTRGRHKSQAQ